One part of the Stegostoma tigrinum isolate sSteTig4 chromosome 14, sSteTig4.hap1, whole genome shotgun sequence genome encodes these proteins:
- the LOC125457753 gene encoding uracil nucleotide/cysteinyl leukotriene receptor-like, protein MAVPLSNASSQHCMQESHEENLFFSSFYGVVFVLAFVGNILAVWVFSCDKSSNTTTNIYLMHLAVADLCYVLILPMRMVYHLSQNHWPFGEVPCRITGFLFYLNMYASIIFLTGISADRFLAIVYPVKSMRVRKPLYANVVCIALWVVIVVGVAPMLGAPQTLQVGNATTTKCLQLYREKTSSVALVPLTVGFVVPFVITVTCYLLIIRSLRRGNRIERHLKDKAIKMIILVLTIFLICFVPYHINRYVYILFAGTARSSCWDRKLIALSNRITSCLTSLNSCLDPVVYFFVGEKFRERFCHFVCGHRKRAQTVSHETKTNESSLSCKSEL, encoded by the coding sequence ATGGCCGTCCCCCTCAGCAATGCCAGCTCCCAGCATTGTATGCAGGAGAGTCATGAGGAGAACCTCTTCTTCTCTTCCTTCTACGGGGTGGTCTTTGTGCTGGCTTTCGTGGGCAATATCCTCGCCGTGTGGGTCTTCTCCTGTGACAAGagctccaacaccaccaccaacaTCTACCTGATGCACCTGGCGGTGGCCGACCTGTGCTACGTCCTGATCCTGCCCATGAGGATGGTATACCACCTCAGCCAGAACCACTGGCCCTTCGGTGAGGTGCCCTGCCGCATCACCGGCTTCCTCTTCTACCTGAACATGTACGCCAGCATCATCTTCCTGACTGGCATCAGCGCCGACCGCTTCCTGGCCATCGTCTACCCGGTCAAGTCCATGCGTGTCCGGAAGCCCCTCTACGCCAACGTGGTCTGCATCGCCTTGTGGGTAGTCATTGTGGTGGGCGTGGCACCCATGCTGGGGGCACCACAAACCCTCCAGGTGGGCAATGCCACCACCACCAAGTGCCTCCAGCTGTACAGGGAGAAGACCTCCAGCGTAGCCTTGGTGCCCCTGACGGTGGGCTTTGTGGTGCCCTTTGTGATCACGGTGACCTGCTACTTGTTGATCATCCGCAGCCTCCGCAGGGGTAACCGCATCGAGAGGCACCTCAAGGACAAGGCCATCAAAATGATCATCCTGGTGCTCACCATCTTCCTCATCTGTTTCGTGCCCTATCACATCAACCGTTACGTCTACATCCTGTTTGCCGGCACTGCCCGCTCCAGCTGCTGGGACAGGAAGCTGATTGCCCTCAGTAACCGCATCACTTCCTGCCTGACCAGCCTCAACAGCTGCCTCGATCCCGTTGTCTACTTCTTTGTTGGGGAGAAGTTCCGCGAGAGGTTCTGTCACTTTGTGTGCGGCCACAGGAAGCGAGCGCAGACTGTCAGTCACGAGACCAAAACCAATGAGAGCTCGCTCAGCTGTAAGTCTGAGCTGTAA